A genomic stretch from Terriglobus sp. RCC_193 includes:
- a CDS encoding response regulator transcription factor — MAEVQSVNRDRVLVIDDDVKLCKMLDDYLTRHGWEVTTAHTGASGMEAARMVRAELVILDVMLPDFDGFEVLRRLQREMTPHVLLLTARGEEIDRIVGLEMGADDYLPKPFNARELLARMRAVIRRAHVVPRANLPSGEATPGFSIDATNRHILFYDRPIDLTDVEYLLLRIFLAHPGEVLNRDMLCMEALQRPHRAYDRSLDMHVSRLRKKLEALPSFRGGLIAIRSNGYLFSPSMPEARPEDI; from the coding sequence ATGGCAGAGGTGCAAAGTGTTAACCGAGATCGAGTGCTCGTCATTGATGACGACGTCAAACTCTGCAAAATGCTCGATGATTACCTAACCCGCCACGGCTGGGAAGTTACGACCGCGCATACTGGTGCATCCGGAATGGAGGCCGCGAGAATGGTGCGCGCTGAGCTTGTCATCCTCGATGTCATGCTTCCCGACTTTGACGGCTTCGAAGTCTTGCGCCGGTTGCAGCGAGAGATGACCCCCCATGTCCTCCTATTAACCGCAAGGGGCGAAGAGATTGATCGGATTGTCGGACTTGAAATGGGGGCAGACGACTATCTTCCAAAGCCGTTCAACGCACGTGAATTGCTTGCCCGGATGCGAGCGGTCATTCGCAGGGCGCACGTTGTGCCGCGAGCCAACCTTCCCTCAGGTGAAGCGACCCCTGGTTTTTCGATTGACGCTACCAACCGTCACATTCTGTTTTATGACCGTCCCATTGACCTCACCGACGTGGAGTACCTTCTGCTGCGCATCTTTCTGGCGCATCCTGGTGAAGTATTGAATCGCGACATGCTTTGTATGGAAGCCCTTCAGCGCCCACACCGCGCTTACGACCGAAGTCTCGATATGCATGTCTCGCGACTCCGCAAGAAGCTAGAAGCTCTCCCAAGCTTTCGGGGCGGCCTAATAGCCATACGCAGTAATGGTTATCTCTTCTCTCCCTCCATGCCTGAAGCGCGACCTGAAGACATCTAG
- a CDS encoding sensor histidine kinase, which translates to MRTFFLQLFLSFWLATIAVFVGATIFFPGDAPQSPGAMQALFMNSAQHSLAVALEDYRSHGCAAASLADPLTLVANDQGTPLCGRSLSPLEQNVLRQSIAKRALTGVKDGGQWIHALPMTTGPDRHWFLVLRSPVSRPLWFPPFPKSALPVSILVTFLFAYLLTRPLRSLSKAFRTFTAGDLDTRLPVTGPSRLGQFDSADMRTLMSDFNSMADRVTELIEAQKMLVRDVSHELRSPLARLCMAIELAREDSHVDQSLFDQMEQEAEKVNALIGEMLTLSLLESTRQAPRPDSMDMRVLIEELLDNANFEAHARGCEIHFLSNATDTHMTGQPEMLSRAVENILRNAVRYTPPGGLIEVVLSDFSSTEAAAVEIESAGLKIAIRDTGPGIPLDHISHIFRPFYRVDMARSESSGGFGVGLAIAERAIHLHGGKIAASNRPTGGLSVEMLIPRTQPSSDDVLLEIQAS; encoded by the coding sequence ATGCGGACCTTCTTCCTCCAACTCTTCCTCTCTTTCTGGCTCGCCACCATTGCGGTCTTTGTGGGCGCCACGATCTTCTTCCCGGGAGATGCACCACAATCTCCCGGTGCGATGCAGGCTCTCTTCATGAATTCGGCCCAGCATTCTCTTGCGGTGGCCCTAGAGGACTACCGTTCACACGGGTGTGCTGCCGCTTCGCTTGCTGATCCCCTAACGCTTGTTGCTAACGATCAGGGAACCCCGCTCTGTGGTCGATCTTTATCTCCCCTCGAACAAAATGTACTTCGTCAATCAATCGCCAAACGCGCATTGACCGGCGTGAAGGACGGTGGGCAATGGATTCACGCGCTGCCCATGACTACCGGACCCGACCGACACTGGTTCCTTGTTCTGCGATCTCCTGTGAGTCGTCCCTTGTGGTTTCCACCGTTCCCTAAAAGTGCCCTACCGGTCTCTATTTTGGTGACGTTCCTTTTTGCATATCTGCTGACACGTCCGCTTCGCTCATTGTCAAAGGCTTTCCGCACATTCACTGCGGGAGATCTCGATACACGACTGCCTGTGACCGGACCCTCGCGATTAGGACAATTCGATAGCGCAGACATGCGGACGTTGATGTCAGATTTCAACAGCATGGCGGATCGTGTCACGGAACTGATCGAGGCTCAGAAGATGCTTGTGCGTGACGTTTCTCACGAACTGCGCTCTCCCCTGGCACGCCTCTGCATGGCGATTGAACTTGCCCGTGAAGATAGCCATGTTGATCAATCCCTCTTCGATCAGATGGAACAGGAAGCCGAGAAGGTCAACGCGCTTATCGGGGAGATGCTTACGCTCTCGTTGCTGGAGAGTACTCGGCAAGCCCCTCGCCCCGACAGCATGGACATGCGTGTATTGATCGAGGAGCTACTTGACAACGCGAATTTCGAGGCACATGCACGGGGCTGCGAGATTCACTTCCTCAGTAATGCCACAGACACTCACATGACGGGACAGCCAGAAATGCTGAGCCGTGCGGTGGAAAACATCTTGCGTAATGCCGTCCGTTATACGCCGCCGGGCGGTCTGATCGAAGTGGTCCTTAGCGATTTCAGTTCGACGGAAGCGGCGGCTGTCGAGATCGAGTCAGCAGGTCTAAAGATCGCAATCAGGGACACAGGGCCCGGAATTCCGCTCGACCATATATCCCACATTTTCCGGCCCTTCTATCGAGTCGATATGGCACGGTCAGAGAGTTCCGGTGGATTCGGTGTGGGATTGGCAATCGCGGAGCGCGCGATTCATCTGCACGGAGGCAAAATTGCCGCGAGCAATCGTCCTACGGGAGGGCTCAGTGTCGAAATGCTAATTCCGCGCACACAGCCTTCCTCTGACGATGTTCTCTTGGAGATTCAGGCCAGCTAA
- a CDS encoding carboxypeptidase-like regulatory domain-containing protein has product MFFSASHPSESTYSFILTITVSMFFPGMISAAAQGYGPPPPFKPVVTIRYGGAYNGPRYAPHRTILGLVKDGDGQVVSGAMVYLKDVQGKSILVATVDSAGAFHFGSLSLEHDYEIWAEAGELKSSIRSVTTFMTQNEISMPLLVRTERNHGTPTLIRRSPETAGAASETRTRGNSPAH; this is encoded by the coding sequence ATGTTCTTTTCCGCTTCACATCCCAGTGAATCCACGTATTCCTTCATACTCACAATCACGGTATCGATGTTTTTTCCAGGAATGATCTCTGCCGCAGCTCAGGGCTACGGGCCACCCCCGCCTTTCAAGCCAGTGGTGACGATTCGTTATGGAGGTGCTTACAACGGTCCTCGATATGCGCCACATCGGACGATCCTTGGCTTGGTCAAGGACGGAGACGGTCAAGTGGTGTCCGGCGCAATGGTCTATCTCAAGGATGTACAAGGAAAATCAATCCTTGTCGCTACAGTTGACTCCGCCGGAGCATTTCATTTTGGTTCTTTGTCTTTGGAGCATGATTACGAGATCTGGGCCGAGGCAGGCGAATTGAAGTCCTCAATCAGATCAGTGACGACTTTCATGACTCAAAACGAGATTTCCATGCCTTTGCTTGTGCGAACGGAGCGAAATCATGGCACACCGACGTTGATACGACGGTCTCCCGAAACGGCGGGTGCAGCGTCAGAGACCAGGACCCGCGGCAATTCACCCGCGCATTGA
- a CDS encoding LysR family transcriptional regulator → MVLPDIGLLQAAIVLAEELHFGRAADRLNMSQPTLSKQIFRLERSIGLHLFEHNHQAAELTPAGQVFIAEAREVVFHAERAVLSARAVVDGSTEILNLGKSSYMDPFLVSLVTSVHLPLFPALKIKVWSNYSNVLAQQVIAGTLDVALITGVPPKSKLSTMEITRNPYYVAMLKGDELAAYQQLHLSHAQGRIWMLLGPHVNSYLYDQLQSVAAEKEIHPSDIYHFTSPEEASELVREHRGVAFLPKTAAWRIARDGLTIRPLAEDRLRLITSLAVRADSKSKLVGEFVKAAGRKLNEVMQRGQSKLPLTG, encoded by the coding sequence ATGGTCTTACCTGATATTGGGCTGCTTCAGGCTGCGATTGTCTTGGCAGAAGAATTGCACTTCGGACGAGCGGCGGACAGGTTGAACATGAGTCAACCCACGCTCAGCAAACAAATATTTCGGCTGGAACGGTCAATCGGGCTGCATCTGTTTGAGCACAATCACCAGGCTGCCGAACTTACACCCGCAGGGCAGGTCTTTATTGCGGAAGCACGCGAGGTCGTGTTTCATGCGGAACGTGCCGTACTCTCGGCACGCGCCGTTGTGGATGGTTCCACAGAGATCCTGAATTTGGGCAAGTCTTCCTACATGGATCCGTTCCTAGTCTCCCTAGTCACATCTGTACATCTCCCTCTGTTCCCAGCCTTGAAAATTAAGGTCTGGAGCAACTACTCCAACGTACTTGCACAGCAAGTTATTGCAGGAACGCTTGACGTTGCCCTCATCACTGGAGTGCCGCCGAAGAGCAAACTGAGCACAATGGAGATCACGAGGAACCCCTACTATGTGGCGATGCTCAAGGGAGATGAACTTGCAGCGTACCAACAACTCCATCTAAGCCATGCGCAGGGACGCATCTGGATGCTTCTCGGGCCTCATGTCAATAGCTACCTCTATGACCAGCTTCAGTCCGTGGCTGCGGAGAAAGAAATTCATCCTTCGGACATCTACCACTTCACAAGTCCCGAAGAGGCATCGGAGCTGGTGCGCGAACATCGCGGCGTAGCATTTCTCCCGAAGACGGCTGCATGGCGGATTGCACGAGACGGCCTCACCATTCGCCCCTTAGCCGAAGATCGGCTGCGCCTCATTACCAGTCTTGCGGTTCGCGCCGACAGCAAATCAAAGCTGGTGGGTGAATTTGTCAAGGCTGCTGGTAGGAAGCTGAACGAGGTTATGCAAAGAGGACAAAGCAAATTGCCGTTGACCGGATGA
- a CDS encoding helix-turn-helix domain-containing protein: MSDEKKPPVSVGHPNGRIDREPLLDSNQAAAILKVHPRTLQRLVHRGEIAAVHVGKLWRFKASALTAWIDRDIAS; the protein is encoded by the coding sequence ATGTCCGACGAGAAGAAACCACCCGTAAGTGTAGGGCACCCAAATGGCAGGATCGACCGGGAACCCTTGCTGGACAGCAACCAAGCAGCAGCGATTCTCAAGGTCCACCCGAGGACACTCCAGCGTCTCGTGCATCGTGGCGAAATTGCTGCCGTGCATGTGGGCAAGCTCTGGCGTTTCAAGGCATCTGCTTTGACTGCGTGGATTGATCGGGACATAGCGAGTTGA
- a CDS encoding tyrosine-type recombinase/integrase yields the protein MERACYQFGSLTRKKRAKGPDTWEFRFYEATEQGERRRKSCIVGNAAQYPTKAQAQKAVEALLLKLNSETPQQRLAVVTFGAICDRYLKEEMPERYSTSKSYRSNIKNHLKPRWGDYLLDKIRPMAVEDWLKKLPMAPKSKTHIRSVMHLMFECATRWELFTEKRNPIALVRIKDGSKRRQRPAILTVDQFEAIIALLKEPYRTMAYIAQCLGLRVSEIAALQWDDFDFEKNQLLVQRSIVNGNVDDVKTEYSQDYVPLHPSLTEVVSEWSKEAVPTKEGWVFANPITEKPYFPTEIQRRHIRPAGWCLVECPKCGAGTGVWCNQDKPTPNGARLPIHKERRASAGKYSSIGWHTFRHTYRSWLDETGAPMKVQQELMRHASIQTTMNVYGQAMSSSKREANGKVVEMVLKPMKASA from the coding sequence ATGGAACGAGCATGTTATCAATTCGGAAGTTTAACCAGAAAGAAGCGGGCGAAGGGTCCGGACACTTGGGAATTTCGGTTCTACGAAGCGACAGAGCAGGGCGAGCGAAGGCGCAAGTCTTGCATCGTCGGCAACGCCGCCCAGTATCCAACCAAAGCCCAGGCACAGAAAGCAGTCGAAGCTCTTCTCCTAAAACTCAACTCTGAAACTCCACAGCAACGTTTGGCCGTGGTGACGTTCGGCGCAATATGCGACCGCTACCTCAAGGAAGAGATGCCGGAACGGTACTCAACCTCGAAGTCGTATCGGTCGAATATCAAGAACCACCTGAAGCCGCGTTGGGGTGATTACTTGCTCGACAAGATTCGACCGATGGCGGTCGAGGATTGGTTGAAGAAACTCCCTATGGCTCCGAAATCGAAGACCCATATCCGAAGCGTGATGCACCTGATGTTCGAGTGCGCCACGCGCTGGGAGTTGTTCACCGAGAAGAGGAACCCTATTGCGTTGGTTCGTATCAAGGACGGTTCCAAGCGTCGTCAGCGTCCAGCCATTCTCACTGTGGACCAGTTCGAAGCCATCATCGCGCTACTGAAAGAGCCGTATCGCACGATGGCCTATATCGCCCAATGCCTCGGTCTTCGCGTGAGCGAGATCGCGGCGCTTCAATGGGACGACTTCGATTTTGAGAAGAATCAGCTTCTTGTTCAGCGGAGCATCGTGAACGGGAACGTGGACGATGTCAAAACCGAATACTCCCAGGATTATGTTCCGTTGCATCCGTCGCTAACTGAGGTGGTTTCGGAGTGGAGCAAAGAAGCCGTGCCGACGAAAGAAGGCTGGGTCTTTGCCAATCCCATTACCGAAAAGCCTTATTTTCCGACGGAGATTCAGAGGCGTCACATCCGGCCTGCCGGATGGTGTCTGGTGGAGTGCCCGAAGTGCGGTGCTGGTACTGGTGTGTGGTGTAACCAGGACAAGCCCACGCCGAACGGCGCTCGGCTGCCGATCCACAAGGAGCGGCGGGCCTCAGCCGGGAAGTACAGTTCCATCGGCTGGCATACGTTCCGCCACACATACCGTTCGTGGCTTGACGAGACCGGAGCGCCCATGAAGGTGCAACAGGAACTCATGCGTCATGCTTCGATCCAGACGACGATGAACGTCTATGGACAGGCCATGTCGTCATCGAAGAGAGAAGCGAATGGGAAGGTCGTGGAGATGGTACTCAAGCCAATGAAAGCGAGTGCCTAA
- a CDS encoding acetamidase/formamidase family protein has protein sequence MKVASLLVLAVITLPALAQQPTLAGKWTLTLDTFGTPTTWGLTLEQKGDHITGNYAGDKLEGTIKDGRLTFHAKDPGGVGYEDVIGTIAGDTMTGTMVWAQNMTADHPTTHTFKAVRDVPPSVSSAAPQTREFTPTIFRRQYSSAYEPVLKINPGDTIHTWTVDAGGNDSTGTPRSVGGNPQTGPFYVNGAMPGDTLVVHIRKLRLNRDWAMSTNSIVPRANTPQLAAKSQNKGDQVRWHLDLANNIATPEKPGPHMQHYSVPVRPMLGCVAVAPGDASGPGIRTGDSGGFGGNMDFNEVTEGATVFLPIRVPGALLFFGDGHAVQGDGETTGDALETSLDVTVQVEVLKGKRLPGVFVETATHIMAVGLEGSIDAAFADATETMSAYLEQEYKLTPQEFAMVLGTAAEYKISEVADRNAGVVLKMAKSKLATLTKPETPGQPDPSIPTIAH, from the coding sequence ATGAAAGTCGCCAGCCTCCTCGTCCTCGCGGTTATCACCCTCCCTGCCCTTGCCCAGCAACCCACCCTGGCCGGCAAGTGGACTCTCACTCTTGATACGTTCGGCACACCCACCACCTGGGGTCTCACGCTGGAGCAAAAGGGCGACCACATCACCGGCAACTACGCAGGCGACAAACTCGAAGGCACCATCAAGGATGGCAGACTCACCTTTCACGCCAAGGACCCGGGCGGCGTTGGCTATGAAGATGTGATCGGCACAATCGCAGGCGACACCATGACCGGCACCATGGTCTGGGCGCAGAATATGACCGCCGACCACCCCACCACGCACACCTTCAAAGCCGTTCGCGACGTCCCACCCAGCGTATCCTCCGCCGCACCACAGACACGCGAGTTCACACCCACCATCTTCCGTCGCCAATACTCCAGCGCCTATGAACCCGTCCTCAAGATCAACCCCGGCGATACGATTCACACATGGACAGTCGATGCCGGTGGCAACGATTCCACAGGCACACCGCGCTCGGTCGGCGGCAATCCGCAGACCGGCCCGTTCTACGTGAACGGCGCCATGCCCGGCGACACGCTCGTCGTCCACATCCGCAAACTCCGGCTGAACCGCGACTGGGCCATGAGCACAAACAGCATCGTTCCCCGCGCGAACACGCCGCAGCTCGCAGCCAAATCGCAAAACAAGGGGGACCAGGTTCGCTGGCATCTCGACCTCGCCAACAACATCGCCACACCGGAAAAGCCCGGCCCGCACATGCAGCATTACAGCGTCCCGGTACGGCCCATGCTCGGCTGCGTTGCCGTCGCTCCCGGTGATGCATCAGGCCCCGGCATCCGCACTGGCGACAGCGGCGGTTTCGGCGGCAACATGGATTTCAACGAAGTCACCGAAGGCGCAACCGTATTTCTCCCCATCCGCGTTCCCGGTGCCCTGCTCTTCTTCGGCGACGGCCACGCCGTTCAGGGCGATGGCGAAACCACCGGCGACGCCCTCGAAACCTCGCTCGACGTCACCGTCCAGGTAGAAGTCCTCAAAGGCAAGCGCCTCCCCGGCGTCTTCGTCGAAACCGCCACCCACATCATGGCCGTAGGCCTCGAAGGCTCCATCGACGCAGCCTTCGCCGACGCCACAGAAACCATGTCCGCCTACCTCGAGCAGGAATACAAACTCACGCCACAGGAGTTCGCCATGGTCCTCGGCACCGCAGCCGAATACAAGATCAGCGAAGTCGCCGATCGCAATGCGGGTGTCGTCCTGAAGATGGCCAAGAGCAAACTCGCAACACTCACCAAACCAGAAACACCAGGCCAACCCGACCCCAGCATCCCCACCATCGCGCATTAA
- the thiE gene encoding thiamine phosphate synthase, with amino-acid sequence MPRLYAILDAESCARRGVSLLETAKAWRDAGVTLVQYRDKVASDASVLENAALLRRVFEGTDATLILNDRVHLFAASGFDGVHVGQGDDAVAPVRAVIGPDAVLGVSTHNPAQVSIADGLAVSYVAVGPVFATLTKLDAEPVVGLDGVALARSLTRKPLVAIGGIAAVNASSVLEAGADSVAVISGLLDGDVAAFLRIVQE; translated from the coding sequence TTGCCGCGTTTGTACGCGATTCTGGATGCGGAGAGTTGTGCGCGTCGTGGAGTTTCCTTGCTGGAGACGGCGAAGGCATGGCGCGATGCGGGTGTGACGCTGGTGCAGTATCGCGATAAGGTGGCGTCCGATGCTTCGGTGTTGGAGAACGCTGCTTTGCTTCGGCGTGTGTTTGAGGGTACTGACGCGACGCTGATCCTGAATGATCGTGTACATCTGTTTGCCGCATCGGGGTTCGATGGTGTGCATGTGGGGCAGGGGGATGACGCGGTCGCTCCTGTTCGTGCGGTGATTGGGCCGGATGCGGTGTTGGGTGTTTCCACGCATAATCCAGCGCAGGTTTCTATCGCGGATGGTTTGGCGGTTTCTTATGTGGCAGTGGGGCCAGTGTTTGCGACCCTGACGAAGCTGGATGCGGAGCCGGTGGTGGGGCTGGATGGTGTTGCGCTGGCTCGTTCATTGACGCGGAAACCGCTGGTGGCGATTGGTGGGATTGCCGCTGTGAATGCTTCTTCGGTGCTTGAGGCCGGAGCGGATTCTGTGGCGGTGATTTCCGGGTTGCTGGATGGGGATGTGGCGGCGTTTCTGCGGATAGTTCAGGAATAG
- a CDS encoding outer membrane beta-barrel protein — MMSGRTRTLHAGVFAFASVVMGGAYAQQPVSQPPLQKSEAIPGANDLKSNPPDVQAVIRGNFLQRLGRFYWADWRGKLPAGRTPARRAFDAPLDSPPYPAGDWSYGGSPTIGVPDTGVYPLMTALKMENHRTKIYGWAKGTYNQSTSHDSNYPLTFASSPNSARLHQVVTFIERLPDTVQSMHFDWGYHITALYYGVDYRFTTTKGYLSGQLLENGRTYGYDPLMEYADLYFPVKDGLNIRVGRFLSLPGLDSPLAPNNYTMTRSLVYTAGPVTETGAVATLKLNKQWLVQLGMSAGHDVAPWSSDHKPSLIACVNYSTTTNHDNVYVCANGINDGKYAYDNVQQYDAMWAHKFNAKWHMATEAWVMYERDVPNVANDVANPVPPESGTLGAVCAPGMLRCFAPEYAVVNYLNREISPSLTVGFRSDLLNDKKGQRTGTATKYTENTLYVNRYFGSTFLVQSDLRFDHSWDKRGYNNGKARNQLVWGISLVYRY, encoded by the coding sequence ATGATGTCTGGCAGGACCCGGACGCTGCATGCCGGGGTTTTTGCCTTTGCCAGCGTCGTGATGGGCGGAGCGTACGCTCAACAACCAGTATCCCAACCGCCTTTGCAGAAGTCTGAGGCGATCCCTGGTGCAAACGATCTCAAGAGCAATCCACCGGATGTGCAAGCGGTGATTCGTGGGAATTTTCTGCAACGCCTTGGTCGTTTTTATTGGGCGGACTGGCGCGGAAAACTGCCTGCCGGGCGGACTCCTGCACGACGCGCCTTCGATGCGCCGTTGGACAGTCCGCCCTATCCCGCAGGGGATTGGAGCTATGGTGGGTCGCCCACGATTGGCGTGCCGGATACAGGTGTGTATCCGTTGATGACCGCGCTGAAGATGGAGAACCATCGCACCAAGATCTATGGGTGGGCGAAGGGAACTTATAACCAGAGCACCAGTCATGACAGCAACTATCCGCTGACCTTTGCTTCGTCACCCAACTCTGCGCGGTTGCACCAGGTGGTGACGTTTATTGAGCGCTTGCCGGACACGGTGCAGAGTATGCACTTTGACTGGGGATATCACATTACTGCGCTGTACTACGGTGTGGACTATCGCTTCACGACGACCAAGGGATACCTGAGTGGGCAGCTATTGGAGAATGGCCGCACGTATGGCTATGACCCTTTAATGGAGTATGCGGACCTGTATTTCCCGGTGAAGGATGGGCTGAACATTCGTGTGGGGCGCTTTCTTTCGCTGCCCGGACTGGATTCGCCGCTGGCCCCGAATAACTACACGATGACGCGTTCGCTGGTGTACACGGCCGGGCCGGTGACGGAGACGGGTGCAGTGGCTACGTTGAAGTTGAACAAGCAGTGGCTGGTGCAGTTGGGTATGTCCGCAGGGCATGATGTTGCGCCGTGGTCGAGCGACCACAAGCCTTCACTGATTGCGTGCGTGAATTATTCGACCACAACGAATCATGACAACGTGTATGTCTGCGCGAATGGCATTAACGATGGCAAGTATGCGTATGACAACGTGCAGCAGTATGACGCGATGTGGGCGCACAAGTTCAATGCGAAATGGCATATGGCGACCGAAGCGTGGGTGATGTATGAACGCGATGTGCCGAATGTGGCGAATGATGTTGCGAATCCTGTGCCTCCGGAAAGCGGCACGCTTGGCGCCGTGTGCGCGCCGGGGATGCTGCGTTGTTTTGCACCGGAGTATGCAGTTGTTAACTATCTGAACCGTGAGATCAGCCCGTCGTTAACGGTTGGATTTCGCTCGGACCTGTTGAATGACAAGAAGGGCCAGCGCACGGGCACTGCTACGAAATACACCGAGAACACGCTGTATGTGAATCGCTATTTTGGCAGCACGTTCCTGGTGCAGTCGGATCTGCGGTTCGATCACTCGTGGGATAAGCGCGGGTACAACAATGGCAAGGCGCGGAACCAGTTGGTGTGGGGCATCAGCCTGGTGTATCGGTATTGA
- a CDS encoding GNAT family N-acetyltransferase, producing MPSSLVDQVRSFNRFYTREIGLLAEHLSGSEFTLAEARVLYELAQTQEQTAADIVRGLGMDKAHISRIVARFQNGGLVKSRISPEHGKHKLISLTAAGKKVFRRLNDRTEEQIATLVAPIATEQRQRLAKGMRDVQRVLKAEATSPKDVKFRALKVGDLGWIAHRQAVLYQKEYGWDWTYEGLVSRILGDFVLHFDPTREDAWIAELHGEMVGSIFLMKSDDAEMAKLRLLFVESSARGLGVGSRLVKKCIERARALGYRKLTLWTNDILVSARKIYQAAGFTLIEESQHHSFGKDLVGQTWMLNLEVE from the coding sequence ATGCCATCTTCACTCGTCGATCAGGTCAGAAGCTTCAATCGGTTTTATACGCGCGAGATCGGGCTTCTGGCAGAGCACCTGTCTGGAAGCGAGTTCACTTTGGCCGAGGCAAGGGTGCTGTATGAGTTGGCTCAAACCCAGGAACAGACAGCCGCCGATATTGTTCGCGGCCTGGGGATGGATAAGGCACATATCAGCCGCATCGTTGCGCGGTTTCAGAATGGTGGGCTTGTAAAAAGTCGTATCAGTCCAGAGCATGGCAAGCACAAACTGATTTCGCTGACAGCGGCGGGTAAAAAAGTATTTCGTCGGCTGAATGACAGGACTGAGGAGCAGATAGCAACTCTTGTTGCGCCTATTGCGACGGAGCAACGTCAGCGGCTTGCCAAAGGCATGCGGGACGTCCAGAGAGTGTTGAAGGCGGAAGCTACGTCACCGAAGGATGTGAAGTTCAGAGCATTGAAAGTGGGTGATCTGGGATGGATCGCTCATCGGCAGGCCGTTCTTTATCAGAAGGAATACGGTTGGGATTGGACGTATGAAGGACTTGTTTCCCGTATTCTTGGAGACTTCGTGTTGCACTTCGATCCAACTCGCGAAGATGCCTGGATTGCTGAACTTCATGGAGAGATGGTGGGGTCGATCTTCCTGATGAAGTCCGATGATGCGGAGATGGCGAAGCTGCGCCTGCTTTTTGTTGAGTCATCTGCCCGCGGACTTGGAGTTGGTTCGCGTTTGGTGAAGAAATGCATTGAGCGTGCGCGCGCGCTTGGATATAGAAAGCTCACGCTTTGGACGAACGACATCCTGGTATCTGCTCGAAAGATCTATCAGGCTGCAGGCTTCACGCTGATTGAGGAGAGCCAACATCATTCGTTTGGGAAAGACCTTGTTGGGCAGACGTGGATGCTGAACCTGGAAGTTGAATAG